The sequence CGCCTCGCCGCCGGGACCGCGGACGACGTCGACCAGTGCCTCACCCACGACCAGAGCCCTCACCATGAGCGCAGGCTAGCCATCGGCGACCATGTGCACGTGAGCCATCCGGAGACGCCCGCGCCGACCAGCCCGGCAGACGGTCCTGCCACCCCGCCGCAGGCCGCCGGCAGCACCGCCGGGGGCCCGACCGGTGCCCCGCCGGCGCGCAGCCGGGGCAGGGGGACCGCGCGCGACATGGTCCTGAGCATGGTCGTGATCCTCGCCTGCGTCGGCGGCATCCTGCTGCTCGCCCCGCAGCCGGACGAGGTGGACCAGCCGCAGGTGTCCGACGCCGAGGCCGCGGTCGCCGTGCAGGAGGCCGAGGCCGCGCTCGGGACCCAGCCCCTGCTGCTCGCCCCCGGTGCCGCCGACGAACCCATGGCCGACCTGCCCGCCGAGGCGGTCGTCCCCCTGGACGAGGGGTGGCGGCTGGACTACGCCCGCACCGAGGAGACCGACGAGGTCGGCACCTGGCGCGTCGGGGTGCTGTCGCCCGGCGAGCGGCGCGTCGACCTCGAGCAGGCCGTCGACCCCACCGAGGAGTGGCTGACCCGCTCGGACGAGGGCAGGCCGGGGCTGCCCGAGCCCGTCGACGTGGG comes from Aquipuribacter hungaricus and encodes:
- a CDS encoding DUF4245 family protein, which translates into the protein MVVILACVGGILLLAPQPDEVDQPQVSDAEAAVAVQEAEAALGTQPLLLAPGAADEPMADLPAEAVVPLDEGWRLDYARTEETDEVGTWRVGVLSPGERRVDLEQAVDPTEEWLTRSDEGRPGLPEPVDVGGLTWTVQERGDGRTAWTYEDPEGGAGALTTTVSASSGSEDLREVVEAVSAALVP